Below is a genomic region from Pyrococcus kukulkanii.
TCTTTGTAATATCTGGTTTTATCTGATTCAAGAACTTGTGAAGGCCAAGGATGATTAGCGTTTTCCTCTCCTCGCTTGAAATTTTCTTGTAGACCTCCCAGTACTTGCCGATGTGATGTGTAAAATCCTCAAACTCGTCTATCTTCCCAAGTAGTTCTCCAACAGTTGCCCTACCTCCTTCTTTAATTACTTTCAAATCATCTACTTTAATTTTAAACCCTTGCAATTTAAGTTGTTGAACAAACACCTGGAGGGAGTCTTTGATGTCTACAACTACTGGCGTTACGCCTTTTTCTTTGAAGAACGTGAGTATCTCAAGAAAAGCTCTTTCAGGATGGTCACTTGGTTGGTATTCGATGAGAATCATGCCCTCATTAAGACTCTCAAGGAATTCTCTAAGTCTCATTTTTTAACATCCCTCCTCATATGGTTAATTGCCTTTGAACTTTAAATATTTTCCAAGGTAGCATAAGGCATACAAATAAACTGAAAATGGATAAAGTGCGCTAATTGTCTATTCAACTATATCTGAGCATGTTCTAATTTTGAGGACTTTAAATGATAGTAGAGTTTAAAATTCTCGTTAACAGTATCTTTGACTTTCTGGTTGCTGCATCCATTGCCTTCATTATTACCGTCCTTATTTTTCCCTCTTCCAGTTCAAATATACCTCGATTGTTGTCCCTCCTGGCGTTACGACCATATCCCTTATCTCTGCAGGATGATCTCCGGTCCAAGGAGGGTTTGGGCAGCAGCTAGCCTTGCTATGTCCCTGGGGAGGCTCCCCCGTATCCATGTACTCTTCTTCAATTCTGAGGCACTTTCCAAATAAAAAAGGAACAGAAGTGGAATAGATTTTATTTTAGTATCAGGTTTTCTGTAAAGTTTTATGAGGTATTGGGGTTAGATGATAGGAATTCTGAAAGTTCTTTGAGGTATTTTCTCAGGTCAAGGAGTTCCATGTTCCTTAAATCCATTGTGTAAAAGCTAACGTCTATTCCTGGGTACCTCTTCTTGAGTATTTTGAGGAGCTTTAAGAAGTCATCTGCATGAATAAATGCTGTGATTGGCTCAACAACTATTTTTACTCTCCCTGGGATCCCTGAATATTTCTGTATTGTTTTGTGTATTTTGTGGAAGCCTTCTTCAAACAGGGTTTCTGCCTCGTAAAATTCATCCTCGAAGATTACATCTGGAACTATTGTTCCAAATGGCTCTTCTGTTCTTATCCTCTCCAAAATCTCACCAATGTCTTTTATTCCCCTCTTCACGAGCTCTTTAATTAACGTTGAAACTATGAATGCCTTTATTCTTAGGTGATCCTTGCTCTCGTTTTCTCCCTCCCGGATTATTCCCAGGGTGTGGTAGTACTCGTTGACAAGTTTCTCCAGCTTGTCTTCGTAGAGCTTTGACGTTTCGTTGAAGATAGTGTCTTGATCAATTCCTGGGGCAACGTCCTTTACAATGATGTTCCCCAGGATAAGCTTTGTTAACATCTTTTTCTCCTTAAAAGATAGTTTCCTTGGGGTTATCTCGACGATCTTTGCAACCCTTTGAAGTTGCCAGTTGACTTCTTCAAGAAGCCTCCGGTATTTCTCAAATACTTTCTCGTCTTTGGTGTAGAATATTATTATCCCCTTTCTACCGTGGAATATTGCCCACAACCTATCTGCGAGGAGCTCCTTGTTTATTTCTCCCTCTGAATCAACGTCAACTACGAAAATTTTGCCTTCATCGAGCCATCTTTCAACTTCTCTTTTGCTCCACTCGTCCTTAAGCGTTAGCTTCTTTATATCTGGAATTCCTCCTTTCTTTTCCCGGTAAATTCTTATGAGTATCTCCTCGAATAAGTGAATGTAACTTTCATCCTGGGGATCCTTGAATAAGATTATTAGAGGCTCTGGAGCATCTTTTAGGGCTCCTGCTCCCCCACCGAATAAAAATTCCAATGGCTTGATGGGGGTTCTTGGTAGCTCTATTTCTTTACTTTCTTCTACTCTAGAGGTTCTTTCCCCTGTTTCTGTCACAGCAACATGTATTGTGCTTGTGTCAAGAGATTCCTGGGCAAAAGCTTGATAGCTCTCCTTAAATTTTATTTTTGGAATTATAAGAGCACTTTTAGTTCCCAGGAACATTTTGGAATCTAGCGACTCATCTCTAATATCGATTTTGTGCTTTGGGAATATTACATGGGGAGTTGCCAATTCCCTTTTTAGGTCCTTGATTGTATAGTTAAGATTCTCGCTCGTAAAGTTCGCAACAAAATCTCTAAACTCAAGTTTGGGGGTTTAATGTGGGTTGATCTCTGGGTAGAATAAACTGTCTCGTCTATGTCACTTTCTAGGAAAATTAGGGATTTAGGGAGAAGTCTAAGTTTGGGGACTTTAATCAGTTTTACTTGCGTGTTGTATTTTGTCTCTAAAACTTCTCTTTCAAAATTAAAAATGGAAGAAACAAATTGTATCTTTGGAATTTTTGGTTCTTGGGGTCTAAATGATCCCTTCACTATTGAAATATGGCTCACTGCTTGAGGTCTAACTTCGACCGCTGTCTTTCCTCTGTGTCTTCTTTTTTCTTCTTCTATTTCTTCCTTAGTATATTCGTATCTTTGCTCTTGTTTTGGCATTAAAACCACCGCTCTGGATCTTTCACATTGTTAGAGACAACCCAGGAGAAATAGTATATGTTACTTGAGATCTCCTCGTCTCCCCCTTCGAAGATCCCTTTATAATATATCAGGGCGTTCGGATTTTTGTTTGTGGGCATTATCTTCACATTCCCTAGGAGAAGAGGAGGAGCGAGTATATCAAGAAGTCTTAAAAGTGAAAATTCCCCTTTGTAATCCCTTGAATTTCTTGATCCTGCTTCGTAGTGGATCTTCGTGATGATAGAACCTCTAAGTATTAATATGTAATAATTAGTTCCGATTCTTCCCGGCTTTATTGCCTCCTTAAACTCGTTAGGAACTTTTTCTATTTCCTGCCAGTCCTTTAGTGCCTCCTTCACAGTCTTTGCATATGTGATAAGCAAATCTTCGGGCGAGGGTGTTATAAACTTAAAAACTTCCAGAGTTCTTTCTGCTACTTTTCTAAAGTACCAATAGTCATGAAAGCTGAAATAGACCCAAAGTGTTGTTTGCATTTTATATATCCTGTTTGCTATTCCTCCAATTTTGTGGCTCCAAATTGTATACTCTTTCCTTAGTTTCTCGCTATCAACTGGTGGTATAAATATAGGCTCTAAACCCAGGAGGTCTGAAAGTTTCTCAAACACTTCGGGTAGCTTTGTATACATTGACTTAAGTGCTCTCCAGTGGGCGTCATTTGTCGTAAGTATGAAGAAAGTGTATGGGTTGTAGGGGACGCTGAATGATACACTTGCCTCGTATAGTTCCTTTAAAACGTCAAGAAGCTTATTTGGTGAAGTAAGTATCTCACCCGTGGGTGTTACCTCTACTTTTGTCCCTGATTTCTCAAGAACCCCTGAACTTAGATCGTTTAACTTTTCAATTAGCTTCAAAAAGCCACTTTCCTCTTTCTCTTTCAATACCTCCACACCTTCAAGTCCCTCCTCTCCAACGGCCTCAACAGCACTAACGAACTCTGTGGGCTCAACGTATATCCCATACATCAGCCTTATCAGCTTAGCCAAGCTCCTCTCTGTGTAGTTTCCGCTTTCATCTATCCCTCCAACGAAAAACTTCAGAACCCTCTCGTCATCCTCTTTTACGGCCTTAAGAGACTTTCCAACGTACCTCTCAAGGTAATCCTTCAGCTTGAGAAGTGTTTTTGTAGTGGAGTATATCGGCCCTATGTAATCTCTAATGTATTTCTTCCAAGCCTCAACGTTCCAGTACTCGAACCCAGGAATCTCTTCATAGTAACCCATGTTTGCCCCCAGGATTAGTATCCTCAGGAAATATTAAAGGTTTGATCATTTGATCACTCGAGCATGCCCTCGAGCTCGAGCTTCTTTTTCTGCCTAAGGAATATCACGGGAACTCCGGCCTCCCTAAGCCTCTTCCTGAGCTTTTTATCGTTGGTGCACACTATAACGTTATCATTGGCTATCGCGTACTCATATAGTAGCTCATCTGTAGTCTTTGACATGAACTCCCCAATATATACGACGGGAAACCTCTCGGCAAGCTTTAGGGCCATCCTTGCCGCCATCAGGTCTTTTCCTCTAACCTTGCCCTCTTTGATTATAGTTTTGAGCTCCTCAAGAACGACGTTTGGAATGGCAACCTGATACTTCACATCAAGTATCCTGTCGAATTCCGAAATTATATCCACCCCGAACTGCCCGGGAATGAAAAGAAAATTTGTATCGGGGAGAACGAGCCAAACCTTCCTCATGTCTATTCCCTTATGAATCCGTAACCTATGAGCCTCCACCTTGAGCCTATCTGCCTACTTATTGCCACTCTATCCCCGGGCTCTGCGCACACTGGTATCTGGAGCTTTAATTCTATCTCATCCTTTCCTAAGCCTGTAACAAGGCCCATCGTTCTTGCGGTTCCAACGTTCAATAGTAGCACTTCCTTCCTCTTGATTGGCTCTACCTTTAATTCTTGCTCAGTTCCAACGACCCTCTCGAGCAGGTGAACCTCAAGCCTAAGCTCCTCCCACACCGGTGGAAGCTTTCCGGGCTTTCCAACAACGTTACCTGCCATCAGGTCGCCCTTGGTTAAGTATGGATCGAGCTTTGTTCCAACTCCGACTAAACCTCCTGGGTAGGCCTCCTCGACGAACTTTCCTCCGGCTTGGAGAGAAACTATCTCAGTCGTTATTGGCTCGTACTTTATCCTTCCGTGCTCCTCGTAGGGTACTCCAGGCCTTATCTCAATCTCATCCCCAACCTTGAGCTTACCCTGGACTATCGAACCTCCAAGAACTCCACCGACAAGCTTCTCCGGTGGTGTTCCTGGCTTATTAACGTCGAAGCTTCTAAGAACTAACATCTTCGGTGGCTTGTTGGGATCCCTCTTTGGCGTTGGTATGAAGTCCTCGATGGCCTTCACGAGAACATCTATGTTCGCACCGTGAAGTGCTGAGATCGGAATTATCGGGGCGTTTTCCGCTACAGTCCCTTTTATGAACTCCTTAATCTGCCTGTAGTTCTCCAAGGCCTTCTCTCTGTCCACGAGCTCTATCTTGTTCTGAGCTATGATTATGTTCTTCTGTCCGATTATCTGGAGGGCCATCAGGTGCTCTCTAGTCTGAGGCCTTGGACAGGGCTCGTTTGCGGCTATAACCAAGATTGCCCCGTCCATCAGGGAAGCTCCAGCGAGCATCGTTGTCATCAATGCCTCGTGACCCGGGGCGTCTATGAACGAAACCCTCCTAACGAACTCGGTTTCATGGCCACAGTAGGGGCAGACTGGGGAGGTTGAGTACCTTCCACAGTTAGGGCACTTCCTTATCTCTGCGTCCGCGAACCCTATCTTAATCGTAATTCCTCTCCTGAGCTCTTCGCTGTGTGTGTCCGTCCAAACTCCCGTTAGGGCCTTTGTTAGTGTGGTTTTACCGTGGTCAACGTGACCAACCATTCCTATATTGACCTCTGCCTGCTTTGTCTTCCTCTCCTCTGACATGGCTCTCGCCTCCAGAAGAGTTTCGACTAAGTCCATTTAATAGCTTTATCCCAAGGGAAAATTTGGAAAAGAGGTTAGTGCTTTATGAACCTGCCCTCAAGGCCCGTCCCGGAGGGATCAACGTCGTCCCTCATGATCAATACAACCCTGCTCGGCTCGTACTCGTCCTCTATGTGGTATCCTGGGAGGTGCTTTACTAGGGCCTCTGCGAACTTCCTTATGTCATCGTGGCTCGGCATGTTGTTTATCGTTAGCCTGTTCCTTGAATAACCAACGAACATGTAGGCCTTTGCCTCAACGAACATTGGCTTAGCCTTGAGGATCAGCTTCGCGTAGCCCTCCGGGTTGTGCATGTTCTCTCCCTTCACTAGGGTTAGCCTCACAACGGTTCTAGTTTGAATTCCGTTCATGAGCTCGAGGAACTCCTTTATCCTCTCCCATCCATCGGGTATCATTGGGATGTTGACCCTATTGTACGTTTCAATGTCAGGGGCTGTAATTGAGACGTAGAGCTGGGTTGGTAGCTTGTCCTCCCTTATCATCTCCTCGAGCCTCTCGGGAACTGTTCCGTTGGTGACTATGAACGTAGTGAAGCCCCTCTTGTGGAACTCTTCAACTAAATCCCCCATGTAGGGATAGAGCATTGGCTCTCCCGACAAACTAATTGCTGCATGCCTTGGATACCATGCCTCTTCGAATTTCTTTTTGTCGACCTTTGGATTGCCTTTGTATCCAACTAAGAGCTTCCTCTGGGCTTTGATGCTCTCCTCCACGATGAACGCTGGATCATCCCAGGGTTGGGGCAGTTCAGTTCCTAGGAATGTCTCCATTGGGCGCCAGCAGAATATGCAGTTGTGGGTGCACCAAGCTAAAACTGGCGTCATCTGAAGGCACCTGTGCGAGTGTATTCCATAGAACTTCTGTTTGTAGCAGAACCTACCCTCGGTTAGGCTCTTCTTGAGCCAGTGGCATAGCTTAACTCCGCTGTGCCTTCCCACTAGTTCGTAGTGTTGCTTTCTAAAGAGGTTGGCTATCTCGGGCGGCATGTTCGGATTAGCTTGAACCGTAATCTTTCCGGGCTTTATCTCCATCTCTCTCACCTCCGATTAGGCTCGCCTAACTCATGGTGGATTCCATTATTTTAAAAATCTAATGTGAAGTGCAATTCATAAAAAATGTGTTAAAAGTCCTATCCAATGATATCTCTGGTGATAACCATGAGGATCCTGATTCTGAGTGCCGACCAGTTTGAAGATGTAGAGCTGATATATCCCTACCACAGGCTCAAGGAGGAGGGACATGAGGTTGTAGTTGCGAGCTTCAAGAGGGGAGCTATCACCGGAAAGCATGGATATACAGTGAACGTTGACTTGGCCTTTGACGAAGTTAATCCTGACGATTTTGACGCCCTCATCCTTCCGGGCGGAAGGGCCCCAGAGCGCGTGAGGCTGAACGAGAAGGCAGTGGAAATTGCGAGAAAGATGTTCAGTGAGGGCAAGCCAGTTGCGAGCATCTGCCACGGGCCTCAGATACTCATCTCGGCTGGAGTTCTAAAGGGCAGGAAGGGAACGAGCTACCCAGGAATTAAGGACGACATGATAAACGCTGGAGTCGAGTGGGTTGATTCTGAGGTTGTTGTTGATGGCAACTGGGTGAGCTCGAGGGTTCCTGCAGACTTATACGCATGGATGAGGGAGTTCGTTAAACTACTTAAGTGAATAACAAAGTTTATATTCTTTCATGTTTTTTCATCTTTGGTGGTTGCATGAAGAAAGGCGGCTTCCTGGGCTTCCTCATATTGGGGCTTTTCCTCGTAATTGTCATCGTGGGACTCATGGTTGGTGCATTAGCTCTTAAGTACCTTGGCA
It encodes:
- a CDS encoding DUF257 family protein, which produces MRLREFLESLNEGMILIEYQPSDHPERAFLEILTFFKEKGVTPVVVDIKDSLQVFVQQLKLQGFKIKVDDLKVIKEGGRATVGELLGKIDEFEDFTHHIGKYWEVYKKISSEERKTLIILGLHKFLNQIKPDITKIEAYFEVIGRRHLQESGRVAFLFLNIGASSKYFRKGLEEIADCVLRVDKYQNVLVR
- a CDS encoding PIN domain-containing protein, with translation MRKVWLVLPDTNFLFIPGQFGVDIISEFDRILDVKYQVAIPNVVLEELKTIIKEGKVRGKDLMAARMALKLAERFPVVYIGEFMSKTTDELLYEYAIANDNVIVCTNDKKLRKRLREAGVPVIFLRQKKKLELEGMLE
- a CDS encoding translation initiation factor IF-2 subunit gamma; amino-acid sequence: MSEERKTKQAEVNIGMVGHVDHGKTTLTKALTGVWTDTHSEELRRGITIKIGFADAEIRKCPNCGRYSTSPVCPYCGHETEFVRRVSFIDAPGHEALMTTMLAGASLMDGAILVIAANEPCPRPQTREHLMALQIIGQKNIIIAQNKIELVDREKALENYRQIKEFIKGTVAENAPIIPISALHGANIDVLVKAIEDFIPTPKRDPNKPPKMLVLRSFDVNKPGTPPEKLVGGVLGGSIVQGKLKVGDEIEIRPGVPYEEHGRIKYEPITTEIVSLQAGGKFVEEAYPGGLVGVGTKLDPYLTKGDLMAGNVVGKPGKLPPVWEELRLEVHLLERVVGTEQELKVEPIKRKEVLLLNVGTARTMGLVTGLGKDEIELKLQIPVCAEPGDRVAISRQIGSRWRLIGYGFIRE
- the twy1 gene encoding 4-demethylwyosine synthase TYW1; the encoded protein is MEIKPGKITVQANPNMPPEIANLFRKQHYELVGRHSGVKLCHWLKKSLTEGRFCYKQKFYGIHSHRCLQMTPVLAWCTHNCIFCWRPMETFLGTELPQPWDDPAFIVEESIKAQRKLLVGYKGNPKVDKKKFEEAWYPRHAAISLSGEPMLYPYMGDLVEEFHKRGFTTFIVTNGTVPERLEEMIREDKLPTQLYVSITAPDIETYNRVNIPMIPDGWERIKEFLELMNGIQTRTVVRLTLVKGENMHNPEGYAKLILKAKPMFVEAKAYMFVGYSRNRLTINNMPSHDDIRKFAEALVKHLPGYHIEDEYEPSRVVLIMRDDVDPSGTGLEGRFIKH
- the pfpI gene encoding deglycase PfpI, coding for MRILILSADQFEDVELIYPYHRLKEEGHEVVVASFKRGAITGKHGYTVNVDLAFDEVNPDDFDALILPGGRAPERVRLNEKAVEIARKMFSEGKPVASICHGPQILISAGVLKGRKGTSYPGIKDDMINAGVEWVDSEVVVDGNWVSSRVPADLYAWMREFVKLLK